In Oryza sativa Japonica Group chromosome 1, ASM3414082v1, the genomic stretch TGTCCGTAACACCTTTCGTATATGAGACATTATTCtgtataagacttggtatatggtgAGTCCCGCCGAGCCCAACCCAAAACTATTAGGTATGTCTTATCTATAGCACTAACACTCGTCCAGTCAACTTTGTCCTGGCATGACTGCACACACCAGGGCAGGGGCGTGCTCGGACCCTTGCCTCGGACCCAAAGACATCGGGCCCCATCTCTAGGCAGCCATCGTGTCCTATCTTCATGCTATGAAGATGTAGATATTATATGTCTCTTGAATATGTAGATATTGTACGCCTCTGCTTGTATCACTCATGCCCCAATGACCCGAGGGAATAGGACCCCAGCTCTCGTTCCTCCAACAGTATGCATAACAAGACTAATTCGACATGTCCATTGTCAACTAGGCTTGCTTAGGCACTATAGAATATGCTCACTCCTACGGTAGTAGTCCCACCAAACATACTGGCGCACGCACATAAGCTGCGTTCTTGAATGGGTGTTCTTTTGAATTCAAGACGCTACATTTGTACTTGAACCATTGATGTGTTTGATCGAAACGGAGCGGAAGAAAGCGCATGAACACCAAACATCTTTTGTGGGGCCATACAATTAGAGGAGACCAATCAAACACCGTGTCAAATTTAGATACATGTCGACCTTGTCGCCACCACTACAACGGGGCATGCTTTAGTTCACAGCCGTGACTACCACTATCATATCTCTCGAGTGAACTCACAGTGGTCTGTTCGATGACATGCTCGACTTTACCTGAGCTCCATCTCCATAGACAATCACAGATGATGTCAAAAGCATCACTTAGTCATGTACAGAGTAAGTACCACCATCGCCACTCACCATTGAGGAGTAGAGTAGGCATACACGTCACTATGTGTGTGAGGAGGAGGCATCAGCTTGCAGAGAAAGAAGATTCAACCACAGTACATAACAGAGTCCATATTGCTTACGATTTGGAAAGTATATCAATGAGGTCATGAAGAAACTTACTCATAAAAAATGAGGTCATGAAGAAACTTACTCATAAAAGCGATGCATCTATCTTCCCTACTCGCATGTCTACATGTACGCGAATCACCGGctcatttttttccttctagTTCATGCTTGATACTCGCACAGCAGCAACAGATGAATATAAACAAGCGTGTTCACCGCTCAGGTTCCAAGACAGAAGAGGTTGCGGGCCTCACAACGCGAGGCATCGATGGAACAATGAAAGACAACTACTATCTCCGTCCAAAATTATAACAATCCTAGAGCACATTGTAGTCTTAGGATCAGATTAGACATGTCCGATTTTATCTTTTGGATAGAGGTACAATACCAAACGGTAAGCGGTAACGGTGAtgcttagggggtgtttgggaactagggactaaatttagtccctcttACAAAAGTATAACGActtgtttggtaactcgaggAAAGAGGATTgagagtttacacgagggaattgatgatgagattaatatgggaatttgatttttaatcccaatatcttgtttggtagaggtgatggaaattgatagggaatttagttggagattaggtcattaataaaaacggatggctgagatttgcttaaacaaagtaaaggaggaattccctcccaattacctgcccctacccaagtattgaaaaggagggagttccttcctcaattccccatcctcatcccaccaaaattcccatgtctTCTAACCAAACAACCTAAAGATACCTGCTCAACGTAGATGCAGGGAGTAGAAAGGCTGATCCAAATTTATTGCTGCAGCTATACATTCAATGTAgaagaatttgaattttagaatcgaaggttcataatataagacttcTCGGCTCTTATCCATTTTTCgaatttttttagaatgaaTACATGATTCAATTTGGCAGACAGAGTAGTAAAGATTTCATCGAAAACTTATAGCAGCTTGCCAAACAAAGGCGAAAACTTATAGCAGCTTGCCAAACAAAGGctgatagaaaaaaaagtacaggTATGATAGGCATAAAATCCACGattgggttgaaaatggcataaaactcttaatagcctcatccttCTAAACTtccaatccctcctaaaaactctctccaaccaaacgggccgTAAGTCCCTATGGTAGGGACTTatatttttgtgagagggactaaagtttagccctACTTtaatccctccaaccaaacaccactcTAGTACTCTGTAGGGCAAGTTGTGATTTGAGGCTTTGAGCACCATCTGATTCCGTGGTTGGCAATGGAGATGGAGCTCCAGGGAGTCGAGCACGTCGTCGGACTGACCGTGGCGAGTTCGACTGAGGGAGATGACAGTGGCAGCCACGGACGCGGACCAAAGCGTACCCGGCATAAGTGGTGTCGACAAGGTCATCCGTTTGCACGCCAATCTAGATCCACGAGAAGAAACGAGGCCACGCCTCCCGGCCGGGCCCCATCCGCACATTGTGGCGGCGCGCTCCAGGGCTCCAGCGACGAACGCCGTGGCCCGCAGCCGCGCGCAATGGTCACCTCTCGGTTTGATTTGCCCCATTGTGGGGGGCGATCGCGGATCACCCGCCCGCACCACCGGACCGGAGGCGGCGCCCCTCTACGTCATCCTCCGCCCCTCTGGTGCGTTGCTAACCTACAGGCCCGGGGACGGCGAGGGCGTCCTCACGGAGTCACGGCCACCCTCTCGAGGGCTCGACTCCCCCTGATCAGGAAATCTGATGGCACGGTGAGATCTCTAGCATTGGGCGCTGCCGCTTGTGCCTGAAACCTGTTTGTTAAAATGCGTCCGTGCGTCCGCGAGGCGGTTGAGGATGTGCTTGCCTTCCCTGCACCCGTCTGGAGGAAAGTTAGTGCTCGCATGGGTGGATGTAACATCACTTGCTCGTATCAAGTGCTGGAGAAGTGGAAACGGTCTACACGAGCACATAGCCCGGTCCTTCATCTCAAGTGGTGCTAATGCTTGTCTTGCCGTTTCGAGTGGAACCGGGAATCCCTGCACCTGTTGGATGTGAACTGCCCTATACGCTGGGCTGggtggatattttttttagggtAGGCTAGGTAGGTTACTGTTGTTTGAAAGGGTAATGGCGATACTGATCGATGTTAGTCATGGATGGTGATTGAAGTCTGAACATGTAACGGTTTCCTGTTTCAGGGTTTTGTGGTGTTGATCTGAGAAGGATGCCAGCAGTATAAGGCAGTCACAATGGTTCATGTTATTGGCACACCAATGCATGCCCAGTTGGTGGCTTGGAGCTGGAATGAATATGACGCATGTTTACCTGGTGCTCCTGTAACCAAAAATCACAGTTCCTGGCTCTTTTGCGGCAGTGGCTGAGTGATATATAAAGAGTGCTGCACAGACTGGTAAACATTTTCTTGGAAGACCTTGTAATCTTGGTGGCTTTCAAGAATTTTACACTACGCAAGTGTAATCACTTGATGCTGCTGCAAAAATTTCTTATGGGAAGTGTTCCATTTGCTGTTTCATTTATCACCTGCATGTGTCATGATATTATTTGATGTCAGTGCAGATAGTTGACAATTGATTGGCACGAAAGTGGAGAGGAAGATAAATACAATGGTTGTCCACAATACTTCTTTCTAATGGTATATATCTGCTGATTACATCTGTTGATTACATGTTCTAGATTAGCTTATCACATGCTCAGAtaagttggtttttgtttaTCCCAATACAGAGaacatttttttgaatttattATTGCCTGGAATATTAGTGTTTGGGAACGTAAGCTGCCTCAAGAGTCAAGATAGTTTTAGTGGTTTCATGTTTTGTCTCTGCACTTAAACTGCAGAATTACTATGTTATCCAGTTATCCTCTTCATAAGCATAGGGTAAACTAGGAAACCCGGTTAAAGCTACAAGTCTTTGTCCAAAACCACCTACATATTGTGATACACTATAGATTCCAttgaaactatatatatacaagggGAAGTATATATACAAGGGGAAGTACTTACATGTTTTAAAGTTTAATGGATCATTTGCTCTGGTATATAACTTATTATGATGGCTACATATTTCTTCCTTCGAATGTATATCATATGTTTGCTTTTCTCCTATTTGCTGCACCACTATTGATGGTTTTACCAGATGAAAATAATTATGCACTGTGCCTTCTACTGAGACAAAAGAACCTCCGGGAACAGAAACCGAAGATTTGCACTAGAAATACTCATTGGCAGATATGTTCCAGATAAGTGGTTTTTTGAAGCATTTAATATGCTACGTCTGTAGAGGCCCCAAATCATGAATACTTAGGAGAATGGAGATAAAGGCTGAACTTGCTATTCCTTTTACTAGCCAAAATCATGCAGTGATGTACTCCCAGTCTAAAATAGATGCCATTTTGTCAAGTTGCTTCTCATTTCCCTTGGTAAAATTTTCCTCTAAATGGCCCCTATCGAATTTTCATTGGTAAAAATAGTGGAAATGCTAATTatgattctttttttcccttttgggtATGCGTTGAAAGAAGTTGATCTTTTTTGTTTTATCAAATTTTGTGTAACTCATTGGTTTGCACTGGGTATGCTTCTTGCAGAGAGTTATGGTGTTGGAACATGGTTGTGTCATTCGCACTTAATTGGTTTGTGTCTTGCAGAGAGTTGTGATCTTTTGTATTAGCTTATCTTTTCCCTGAGCAATTCTTTTGGACTCTCCTTGACTGCTCTAGACTGTTTATAGAGATCATGTTTAGACTGTTTTGTGGTAAAGTACAGACCAAATAACTAACAATGTGGTCACAAAGATAAAAATAACTATGACTTACCCTACAACTGCTCCCATTTATAATATACTGTTATTTTTTAAAGAGTGCAAACTTATGTTACTGACACCATTGGAAGAGCACTGCAGTGTGCAATAGATTTTGAGATCCTATTTGCAGAACTATAAATCCTGACTTCAATCCAAGTATTCAACTTAGCCTTTGGCAGTAACATTGAGCATTTCACAACtatgaaaaatacaaaaaaaataatgagatACAACTGTAATAACCATACAACCAAGGTTCTGAAAGCAATGGCAGAAAATTCCGACATCCAGCTTATCAGCTAACTGAACATTTCCTTCGTCTTTACCAATCTTAAGTCTAATAGGACAGTTTCTAGACCTGCTAGGCTGCTGCGCAAAACTAACCGTTTGGACTTCATCTCAAGAAAAAAGTTCTTTCAGTATTTTAGGTGCAAACTTTTGCTTTTGTGTATTATCAAGATAACAGAAGAAGTTCTGGAAGCATGCCAGCTTTATGAAGGATGAATAATCTCTTTAACTACTATTTAGTCATTTGTTCATTATAGATATTAAAAGGAAGGTTAGAGAAAATGGAACTTACATTTTTGGGTGGTCATAAAATATCACACAAGTTATTTAGAATGTTCAGGACCTACTTTAGCAGAGGTAGCATGGTCTGATGTGCAGTCCAATCTTACttttgttcttttttaaaaggaagatcttttttactttttatattaGATCATTGTAATGAATGTAACTTTGGACCTTTGGTATTTCTGCTTGTTGAAAGGGCAACCATGGTTAGTGAGCTTCATTCAATCTCTGTTGGTGGTGAATAGTGATTCTTCCCTTGTTGTGTCATGaatgttgtttttttgttaaaaaaaagttgtttcCACCACAGGGTAACTGCTGATTTTGCAAAAGTTGTTTATACAGAGAAACAAACTAATTCACCTTTTTACTAGGTTTTCCAAGAGGAAACTTATTTATTCACAAAAATAACGGGTGGATATGGATTCTCTGCTAATCTCTCATATTTGCCTGTAGAATGTTGCACCTGTGCACCATGCACAGTACCCTTTTTCTTCTTGTTCACATACATCATGTAAGATGGTAGTTTCTTTTTCCTATACCAAGTCTCAGATCGTGCAAGTTCGGTACACTTCAGTTTCATCTATAGCATGTAGATAGTAGAAGGCCCCTATACCATATTCCCTTTATTAGTAACTTAGTTTTCTTTCCATTTTACGGGTACAGCCATATTTCGTTCTATTTCATGCATCCAAAGTAGTAGCCGGTCTCAGCATCCTTTTCCTTCTTGATGACGCTAAAGCTGAATATTGCGTCTGCTTGAGTGGCTCCAGGCCTCCGGTTCCATATCTCTTGCAAATTCTGCAGGTCCGATTGTGCCAAAAGGAATGCCAATTGTTCGGAGAACATACATCTTAGCTGCTGGATTATTGCTTGGCATCAGGGCTGTGGGAATCACTGACTACCTGGAGATAACGATTCCTCTGGCATATTTATCTGTGGCATGGCTTCAGCCAGTTGTATCAATTGCGTCAGAACATGGGAATGCTGAATGCTCGAATACCACCAAGGAAACTAGTTTCCAATCGGGCATGAGCAGAATATGTTCAGCAACCTCTATAATTCAATGGAACAAGCAGATGTCATCGATGCGTTGTCAATACATACTGGTATGTCCTGTACTTAAACAATGCACTTCATAACTGCCCGACTTCTCCTGTAAGACATGTGAATTACAAAATCCGGATTGCACTTCCCTTAAACAACTTGCAGGCTCCCCAACGGGAGACGACATCTACCTGCCCAGTACAATAATTCTGCATctatgcaaatatgcaatagTCCATGTTGAAGCATGCAATATTTCTATCTGCTACCCCATCAACCACGGGAAGCATGTCAACTACGCCAGAAGCTGAGAGTTCGCTGTACCTACCAAGATGATCGATCTTCTATAACCAAATTGGAGCGCAGGTACACGCACCTTTCCACCATTATTCAAGAAAAAGGCCTATGCTTTCTACAGTGGGTGATGCAACCTtaggaaattaaaaataataatggtGCTGGTCACCAATAAGCACATGGTTTATCTTTATTTTCCCCTGGTTATGgcatgtttttgccggtatcgCGACAGGCACGTCTGGGTGGTCCGGGGCGGGAAAGTGGCCTGGAATCTGGAATCTCCGCGCTCCACCTCTTATTCCTCAATTATATCGTCCATTTGCAGAATCTGAATATTTGCACGAAGGCGAGGGCGGACATGACGCCCCAAAAGCGCGATGGCGTCGATGATGCTTTCACTCTCCCTGCCGTGCCCAATGGCAGAGCAAATGCTGGAAAGGAGCGCACCACCGCCAGTACTGGCACTTTCCTCCACCTCGCACGAACAAAAGTCGCTGGAGCACAACACAAAGCGGCAGTAGCACCGGTGCCACTCTACACACACCCCGTACCGCGTGATGGTCACCGTTGCCATCTCCCAGGGAGGAGAAGGGCCAAAAGAATATTAAAGTAAACCAGAGGACGAAAGCGAAAGCAAAGGCAAAGCACGGGGCTTGCGCCCTGCGTCGCGTTGGATTTGCATGAATCTTGCGTGCCCCGGGGAGGGGCCCCTCGGCCGGCCGGCAAGTTGCAGCCAG encodes the following:
- the LOC9268259 gene encoding uncharacterized protein, translating into MEMELQGVEHVVGLTVASSTEGDDSGSHGRGPKRTRHKWCRQGHPFARQSRSTRRNEATPPGRAPSAHCGGALQGSSDERRGPQPRAMVTSRFDLPHCGGRSRITRPHHRTGGGAPLRHPPPLWCVANLQARGRRGRPHGVTATLSRARLPLIRKSDGTGFVVLI